The following proteins come from a genomic window of Eubalaena glacialis isolate mEubGla1 chromosome X, mEubGla1.1.hap2.+ XY, whole genome shotgun sequence:
- the LOC133082257 gene encoding ferritin heavy chain-like, whose product MLPAPPSQVRQNYQPDCEAAVNSHFTLELHISFVCLAVAFYLDRDDVALKHFTRFFLRRSHEHSERAQGLMRLQNQRGGRLHFQDIRKPVSDEWKSGLKAMWYTLCLEKRVNRSLLDLHQLATDKSDPHLRLFLATHCLGQQAAFIRELEGHVATLSMMGAPDVDLAGYLFDKLTLGDSDKKN is encoded by the coding sequence ATGCTGCCCGCGCCGCCCTCGCAGGTGCGCCAGAACTACCAGCCCGACTGCGAGGCCGCCGTCAACAGCCATTTCACCCTGGAGCTCCACATCTCCTTCGTGTGCCTGGCCGTGGCCTTTTACCTCGACCGCGACGACGTCGCCTTGAAGCACTTCACCCGGTTCTTCCTGCGCCGCTCCCACGAGCACAGCGAGCGGGCCCAGGGCCTGATGCGCCTGCAGAACCAGCGCGGGGGCCGCCTCCACTTCCAAGACATCAGGAAGCCAGTCAGTGACGAGTGGAAGAGCGGCCTCAAGGCCATGTGGTACACCTTGTGCCTGGAGAAGCGCGTGAACCGGAGCCTGCTCGACCTGCACCAGCTGGCCACCGACAAGAGCGACCCCCACCTGCGTCTCTTCCTGGCAACTCACTGCCTCGGCCAGCAGGCGGCGTTCATCAGAGAGCTGGAGGGTCATGTCGCCACCCTGAGCATGATGGGGGCCCCGGACGTCGACCTGGCAGGGTACCTCTTTGACAAGCTCACCCTGGGCGACAGCGACAAGAAGAACTGA